The genomic stretch GAGGAGCCTTTCCCCGAGGGCGATCACCGCATCCCGATCGGCCCCGCGCTCCTCGAGGTCGAGCTGGACGAACTCGAACAGGTGCCGGCCGGTCCCCGCCCGCTCCGGCGGCTCCAGCCGCACGTTGGGCGAGAAGCAGAAGATCTTGTCCCAGGCCCGTATCGCGGCCTGTTTGTGGAAGATCATGCTCCGGGTCAGGTGCCACTCCTGGCCGTAGGCGGCCACCACCGCCCGCTCGGTGGCGTGGTGGAGGGGATCGGTCACCGGGGCCAGGATCACCGGCAGGAGCTCCAGAAACCCCTCCCGGGCCAAGAACGTCCGGGCTGCCGACAACACCTCGCTCGTGATCGTGAGAACCGCAACTTGCCGTACATCGTTCATGGCGCCCCCTTGGGCAAACGCCAGACGCCACGGCGTAGCCGTGGGATCAACCGTTCAGCCTGAGTCCGAACCGCGCTGGATTAAGGAATGGAGTTACGCCCCGGCCGGGGCGTTGGCGGGCCCCAAGGGGGAAAGGACCTTCCGTACCGCGGTGCTCATCGCGATCACCCCGGCCATGGCCGCGACTATACGGGGTCCCGACCCGCCTGTCAACCGAGGGCGGGGGATCGACGGCGGCTCAGGAACGCCTGGACCTCGGCCAGGGTGGGGAGGGCCGGGACAGCGCCCCGCCGGGTCACGGCGAGGGCGGCCACGGCGTTGGCGAACCCGATCGCCTCGTACGGCCCCCGGCCGGCGGCCAGCTTCACCGCCAGCGCCGCGTTGAACGCGTCCCCGGCCCCGGTGGCGTCCACCACTTCCACCGGGTAAGCGGGGAACCGGGTCGCCCCGCCCCGCTCCACGAGGAACGCCCCGTCCGCGTCGGCGGTGACCACCAAATGCCGTACGCCCAGGTCGAGCAGGGCTTGGCCGGCCCGCCCGGCCTCGGTCACCCCGCTCGCCGACCAACCGGTCAGGACGGCGAACTCCTCCCGGTTGGGCGTCAAGAAGTCCACCCGGCGCAGGGGGAGCGCGGTCAGGTCTTGGGCCGGGGCCGGGTCTAAGATCACCCGCGGCCGCTCGGGGGGGAGTCCGTGGAGCAGGGCGGCCACCGCAGAGAGAGGGATCTCCAGCTGGACCAGGATCGCGTCGGCCTCCGCGAGGCGCGGGAGGACACCCGCCACGTACGCCTCGGACACGCGGCCGTTGGCCCCCGGGACATAGGCGACCATGTTCTGGCCGGTCGGGCCGACCATGATCATGGACATGCCCGTGGTCTCCCCGTCCACCTGTTCCACCGCCGACACGGCCACCCCGGCATCCCGGGCCACGGCCAGGAGCTCGTCCCCGAACGCATCCTTCCCCACCCGCCCGAACAGGTGCACCTCCGCCCCAAGGCGCGCGGCGGCGATGGCCTGGATGTTCCCTTTGCCCCCGGGGTAGCGGGCCAGGCCGCGGCCGAGCACCGTCTCTCCCGACCGGGGGAGATGGTCCACCTCCACCACCAGATCCATGTTCAGGCTGCCCAGGACCGCGATCTTCATAGGACGACCGCCTCATGCCACGCCGGGATGCGGGCCGCGTAGCCGTGGGCGGACAGGCGCTCCGCCAACGCCGCCAGCGCCGGCTCCTCCCCGTGCACCAGGAACACCTGCCCCGGATCGGCGTGCAGCGCCCAGTCCACCAGGATCGGCTGATCCGCGTGGGCGGACAGGCCCTCGATCCGCCAGATGGACGCCCGCACCGGCACCACCGACCCCAACACCTCCACCCTCGACGCCCCGTCCACGATCTCCCTCCCCAGCGTCCCCATCGCTTGGAACCCGACGAACACGATTGCCGACTCCGGCCGGGGGAGGTTGTCCCGCAGGTGGTAGAGGACCCGTCCGCCGGTGCACATCCCCGAGCCGGCGATGATGATCGCCCCTTGCTCCTCGGAGATGCGCTTGGAGGCTTGCTTGGTGAGCGTGTACTCGAGGAGCTCGAAGTCGAACGGGTCGCGCTTTTTGCGGAACAGCTTCCGCGCCGGGCTGGGGAAGCGCTCCGTGTACCGCTCGAAGATGCGGGTGGCATGGGTGGCGAGGGGGGAGTCCAGGTAGATGCGGCACTCCGGGATCTTCCGCTCCCGCCACAGATGGAACAGGATGTACAGCACTTCCTGGGTCCGCTCCAGGGCGAACGAGGGGATGACCACGTTGCCCCCGGCGGCCAGGGTGTCCACGATCGTCCGCCGGAGCTCCTCCACCGACTCCTCAAAGGGCGGGTGGTGGCGATCGCCGTAGGTGGACTCGAGCACCACCACGTCGGCCTTGGGCGGATAGGCGGGGTCGGTGACCAGGGGCTTGCCCCGATTGCCGAGGTCGCCGGAGAACACGACCGTCTTGCCCTCGGCCCGCACCTCCACGAACGCCGCTCCCAGGATGTGGCCGGCGTCGTGGAACCGGACCGTGATCCCCGCCCCAAGTTCCAGTTCCTCCCCGTACTCCATCTGGACCACGAACCGGCCCAGGGCGGCCAGGGCGTCGGCGGCCGTGTACAGGGCGGCCTCCCCTTCCTCCTCCTGGATCCTCGCGGCGTCCATGAGCATGACGTGGGCGATGTCCCGGGTAGGCACGGTGCACACGCCGCGGCCGCGGAACCCCTCCCGGACGAGACGGGGGATCAGCCCCAGGTGGTCGAGGTGGCCGTGGGTGAGGAGGAGCCAGTCCACCTTGGCCGGATCGAACGGGAACGGCGCGAGGTTCCGGGCCTCAAGCTCCGGCAGCCCCTGGAACATCCCGCAGTCCACCAAAAGCCGGGTCCCGCCCGCCTCAAGATGGAAGCAGGACCCCGTGACCGTGCCCGCTGCCCCGGCAAAGGTGAGCTTCATGGTGCCCCCTCACAGGGATGGGCGCTGGCCCGGCACCGCGGGCATGGGCTTCCCCGGGCATGGGCGAGGAACTCATCCCGGAATCCATCCATTGCGGTGCGCACGGGAAGGGCCACCGACTGGCCCAGGGGGCACAGGGAAGCGAGCCGCATCGCGTCCACGATCTCCACCATCTGCGACAGGATCCGTTCGTCTCCCTCCCCGGCTTGGAGGGCCCCCATCAGCCGCACCAGCGCGTCCGTCCCCGTCCGGCAGGGGACGCACTGACCGCATGATTCGTGGCGGAAGAACCGGAGGACGCTCCCGAGCATGTCCACCATGCACGTCGTCTCGTCCATGACCAGGATCGCCCCCGATCCCAGGACCGCCGCCCGCTCCGCGAGCGAGTCGAAATCCATGCGCACATCCAGGGCCTCCGGGGGGAGAAACGCCCCCGCCGCCCCGCCAATGAGCAACCCCTTGAGCTCCCGCCCCTCGGGGAGCCCACCGCCGAGCTCGTAGATGAGCGTCCGCAGCGGGGTCCCCATCGGGACCTCCACGAGGCCGGGGAACCGCACGTGCCCCAGGATCGTGTACACCTTCGTCCCCGGGCAGGTGGGGGTGCCGAGCGTCCGGTACCACGCCGCCCCCCGCCGGAGGATCTCGGGGACGTTGGCGAGCGTCTCCACGTTGTTCACCACCGTCGGCT from Candidatus Acetothermia bacterium encodes the following:
- a CDS encoding ribokinase, coding for MKIAVLGSLNMDLVVEVDHLPRSGETVLGRGLARYPGGKGNIQAIAAARLGAEVHLFGRVGKDAFGDELLAVARDAGVAVSAVEQVDGETTGMSMIMVGPTGQNMVAYVPGANGRVSEAYVAGVLPRLAEADAILVQLEIPLSAVAALLHGLPPERPRVILDPAPAQDLTALPLRRVDFLTPNREEFAVLTGWSASGVTEAGRAGQALLDLGVRHLVVTADADGAFLVERGGATRFPAYPVEVVDATGAGDAFNAALAVKLAAGRGPYEAIGFANAVAALAVTRRGAVPALPTLAEVQAFLSRRRSPALG
- a CDS encoding MBL fold metallo-hydrolase — its product is MKLTFAGAAGTVTGSCFHLEAGGTRLLVDCGMFQGLPELEARNLAPFPFDPAKVDWLLLTHGHLDHLGLIPRLVREGFRGRGVCTVPTRDIAHVMLMDAARIQEEEGEAALYTAADALAALGRFVVQMEYGEELELGAGITVRFHDAGHILGAAFVEVRAEGKTVVFSGDLGNRGKPLVTDPAYPPKADVVVLESTYGDRHHPPFEESVEELRRTIVDTLAAGGNVVIPSFALERTQEVLYILFHLWRERKIPECRIYLDSPLATHATRIFERYTERFPSPARKLFRKKRDPFDFELLEYTLTKQASKRISEEQGAIIIAGSGMCTGGRVLYHLRDNLPRPESAIVFVGFQAMGTLGREIVDGASRVEVLGSVVPVRASIWRIEGLSAHADQPILVDWALHADPGQVFLVHGEEPALAALAERLSAHGYAARIPAWHEAVVL